From Argopecten irradians isolate NY chromosome 12, Ai_NY, whole genome shotgun sequence, one genomic window encodes:
- the LOC138305129 gene encoding chitobiase-like, with protein MDQASLDSIASSLDIKYKVIDNVEARKTYIAKVILTNTGDVPLRGTGKWAIYFCHIRMVEPQTLPDADQICMEKYGVKFCHINGCLFTLEPLRSFKTLQKNDSLEITFTAEYYSVARSDLMPNWYITCKDLVPRIIQSTQGEDLNYILPFDTPDSWKRHRWDKYDPFTPGVRYEKNYVEDLGKAGCVVTPTPYGLTELSDGFLDLTKQSWCIVATEELIQEAEFLQEKSESVKLDLRSDKDLKADQNRVILLKVGPVTVNSVYSKPCDSLDAYELTVKLEEEVIEVIGSSAVGVFYGVQTLLSLLERYEVPHVQILDFPRYPYRGMHLDVSRNFHNKESVLKLLEVMAMYKMNKLHFHLTDDEGWRLEIPGLEELTTIGSRRGHDLQEKTCILPMLGSGPNFDTSGSGYYTVQDYKEILQFANRRHIEVIPEIDMPGHSHAAIKAMQARYYRFQEIKDTESAKQYLLTDFLDYDSIPTSVQMYSENSMNPGLDSTYRFVEKVVKEVKAMHAEIQPLKVFHFGGDEVPYKAWKKSEACDKLIENGDVESFDKLMEHFVKKVAEIVAKHDLCLGAWQDGLIHSGVTPVEREKFPNEEVLAYAWQNVWESGLAGFAYKLANAGYKVVMSQATHLYFDHPYEPDPEEVGLYWATRYIDTRKTFNFMPDNIFANADVKLNGKVLTKEDVEKCNEDNDVLIEKQNVIGMQGQLWSELIRTSNSLDSMIHPRLQALAERAWHKAPWEDIEDVTKLKKGQTADWAKFSNSLGYRELLRLDKMGVTYHIPPPGARVEGDTLHVISAYPGLPLCYSTDNGTTWLNVKGKVEVKPGDKILIMCKSADGLRSSRIVTLSVPDTGVSK; from the exons ATGGATCAAGCTTCATTAGATTCTATAGCGAGCAGCTTAGACATCAAGTACAAAGTCATTGATAACGTAGAGGCTAGGAAGACCTATATAGCCAAAGTAATACTGACAAATACTGGGGATGTACCATTACGTGGAACAGGAAAATGGGCCATCTACTTCTGTCATATCCGCATGGTGGAGCCGCAGACACTTCCGGACGCTGATCAGATTTGTATGGAAAAGTATGGTGTCAAGTTCTGTCATATAAATGGCTGTCTCTTCACGTTGGAGCCATTGAGATCATTCAAAACGTTACAGAAAAATGACAGTCTTGAGATCACGTTTACAGCGGAGTACTACTCCGTTGCTAGATCTGACCTGATGCCGAATTGGTACATAACATGTAAGGACCTGGTCCCGCGGATTATACAGAGCACACAGGGTGAGGACCTTAACTACATCCTACCGTTTGATACACCGGACAGCTGGAAGAGGCATAGATGGGACAAATACGATCCGTTTACTCCAGGGGTAAGGTATGAGAAAAACTATGTGGAAGATTTAGGCAAGGCTGGATGTGTTGTGACCCCTACACCTTATGGTCTGACAGAACTTAGTGATGGATTCCTAGACCTCACCAAACAGTCTTGGTGTATAGTGGCTACTGAGGAGCTGATTCAAGAAGCAGAATTTCTTCAGG AAAAATCTGAATCGGTCAAACTTGATCTTCGAAGTGACAAGGATCTGAAAGCTGACCAGAACCGAGTGATCTTGTTGAAAGTTGGTCCAGTGACAGTGAACAGTGTATATAGCAAACCATGTGATTCACTTGATGCCTATGAGTTGACTGTTAAACTTGAGGAGGAAGTAATTGAAGTGATAGGTAGTTCTGCTGTAGGGGTGTTTTACGGTGTGCAGACATTGCTGTCATTACTGGAAAGATATGAGGTCCCACATGTTCAAATCCTAGACTTTCCCAGGTATCCCTACAGAGGAATGCATTTAGATGTGTCGCGCAACTTTCATAACAAGGAATCTGTACTCAAACTATTAGAGGTCATGGCTATGTACAAGATGAATAAGCTTCATTTCCACCTGACGGACGATGAAGGATGGCGTCTAGAAATCCCAGGACTGGAAGAACTTACTACA ATTGGAAGCCGTAGAGGTCATGACCTTCAAGAGAAGACCTGTATCCTACCGATGCTTGGTTCGGGCCCTAACTTTGACACCTCTGGTTCTGGGTATTACACAGTACAGGATTACAAAGAAATTCTTCAATTTGCGAACCGACGCCACATTGAGGTTATACCAGAGATAGACATGCCCGGTCATAGTCACGCTGCTATTAAGGCCATGCAGGCTCGGTATTACAGATTTCAGGAAATCAAGGATACAGAGTCAGCAAAGCAGTATCTTCTAACAGATTTCCTTGACTATGATAGTATACCTACATCAGTTCAGATGTACTCTGAAAACTCAATGAATCCAGGTCTAGATTCAACTTACAGATTTGTAGAAAAAGTGGTGAAAGAGGTTAAGGCTATGCATGCTGAGATCCAGCCATTGAAGGTATTCCATTTTGGGGGAGATGAAGTACCATATAAAGCATGGAAAAAGTCGGAGGCGTGTGATAAACTTATTGAGAATGGAGATGTGGAATCCTTCGATAAACTCATGGAGCACTTTGTGAAGAAGGTGGCAGAGATTGTGGCCAAGCATGATTTGTGTCTGGGGGCGTGGCAGGATGGTCTTATACACAGTGGGGTGACCCCTGTAGAAAGAGAGAAGTTCCCTAACGAGGAGGTGCTCGCGTATGCATGGCAGAATGTGTGGGAGTCTGGTCTTGCTGGATTTGCTTACAAACTAGCCAATGCGGGTTACAAG GTAGTAATGTCCCAGGCAACCCACTTATATTTTGACCACCCATACGAACCAGATCCGGAGGAGGTAGGACTGTACTGGGCTACACGCTACATAGATACACGCAAAACATTTAACTTCATGCCCGACAACATCTTCGCCAATGCTGATGTTAAACTTAACGGCAAGGTGCTCACTAAGGAGGATGTTGAAAAATGTAATGAGGATAATGATGTTTTGATTGAAAAGCAAAATGTCATAG GTATGCAGGGCCAGTTATGGAGTGAACTTATACGTACCTCAAATAGTCTAGACTCGATGATCCACCCGCGCCTCCAAGCCTTAGCTGAACGAGCATGGCATAAAGCACCATGGGAAGATATAGAGGATGTGACAAAGCTTAAAAAGGGCCAGACTGCTGACTGGGCAAAGTTTTCAAACTCTCTAGGATACCGGGAGCTGCTGCGGCTGGATAAAATGGGTGTGACCTACCACATTCCTCCCCCAGGGGCAAG